From Anopheles darlingi chromosome 2, idAnoDarlMG_H_01, whole genome shotgun sequence, the proteins below share one genomic window:
- the LOC125949836 gene encoding putative uncharacterized protein DDB_G0277255, whose translation MMALNIAVPIPSVGDLLEVFGLLSPISPVNIDCHSGGGLKALVSPVGSESSGVSSLDLEDLKKQIPSSPTLSDDNDEASASGGDGSGSSSDSSSSSSSASTTSTRTSSTSSSSSSSSIDDEPTPNSSEENNNQQPLSPTAPVVECALPSSEPPMAGNEPESVAGSASETLFSQSSPPSPIGKLLPGADLVLPAFVSAVKEPIFSLPRHSIRYANRDILDLASNVRSPTENMAGFFEVHYAELPETDSIQFFLNNRSQYHRLGPNGHIQEYRMAGCNCCDFKFPVNAVAASVSPPISNTVAPITTNLMANLSPYFPHGSQQLQQQQQQQQQQQQQQQQRLRLQHQMQLQQQISAPFHINRYNNSNANSGNMFPSSMTTAGNGGVSNGTGLASRYNGGYGSGGSTVASNSSVLSNFYGANSSGNGPNNTNGGNLMNGSMAAMQQQHQHHQYGNMKGISSSNAGGGQAPASLRQQYDLLQQKQYGGNYSLGSAGNAAGASTNSAIVAAAARLHQHQQQQQQQQQSSQQYYKKNQPMRYGGAGSSSSLGATNGVSSSHWRNSMAANSGSVQQQEPAGAIANATKLFKELTPYQAQYYNCL comes from the exons ATG ATGGCTCTCAACATTGCGGTGCCGATCCCGAGCGTCGGAGACTTGCTGGAGGTGTTTGGATTGCTGTCACCGATCTCGCCCGTCAACATCGATTGCcacagcggcggcggcctgaAGGCACTGGTTTCACCCGTTGGCAGCGAATCGAGTGGCGTTAGCTCGCTGGATTTGGAAGATTTAAAG AAACAAATACCATCATCGCCAACCCTCTCGGACGACAATGATGAAGCTTCGGCCTCCGGTGGAGATGGAAGCGGATCATCATCTgattcgtcctcctcctcgtcctctgcGTCAACCACCTCGACCAGAACCTCttccacctcatcatcatcgtcctcgtcctctaTTGACGATGAGCCTACTCCAAACAGCTCTGAGGagaacaacaaccagcagccgCTGTCGCCAACAGCCCCAGTGGTTGAGTGTGCATTGCCATCGTCTGAGCCGCCTATGGCCGGAAATGAGCCGGAAAGTGTCGCTGGTAGCGCTTCAGAAACGCTCTTCTCCCAATCATCCCCACCTTCACCAATCGGAAAATTGTTACCCGGTGCCGATCTAGTTTTGCCGGCATTTGTGTCGGCTGTAAAGGAACCAATCTTTAGCCTGCCCCGTCACTCAATCCGCTACGCCAACCGCGACATTCTGGACCTAGCGAGCAACGTGCGATCGCCAACTGAAAACATGGCAGGATTCTTTGAGGTGCACTACGCCGAGCTGCCAGAAACAGACAGCATTCAGTTCTTTCTGAACAACCGATCCCAGTATCATCGGCTTGGTCCGAACGGCCACATTCAGGAGTATCGGATGGCTGGATGCAATTGCTGCGATTTCAAGTTCCCGGTTAACGCGGTGGCAGCTTCCGTATCGCCGCCGATCAGCAATACTGTAGCtccgatcaccaccaaccttATGGCCAATCTGAGTCCCTATTTCCCACATGGATCCCAGCaacttcagcaacagcaacagcagcagcagcaacaacagcagcagcagcagcaacgcttgCGACTTCAGCATCAAATGCAGCTTCAGCAACAGATATCAGCACCTTTCCATATCAACcgctacaacaacagcaacgccaatAGTGGAAACATGTTCCCATCATCAATGACGACTGCCGGTAATGGTGGTGTTAGCAATGGCACTGGACTAGCATCTCGCTACAACGGCGGCTACGGCTCAGGAGGCTCGACTGTTGCATCCAACTCTTCCGTTTTGTCGAATTTTTACGGAGCCAACAGCAGCGGTAATGGTCCGAACAATACCAATGGCGGCAACCTTATGAATGGATCGATGGCGGctatgcagcaacagcatcagcaccaccagtatGGCAATATGAAGGGAATCTCGTCATCCAACGCAGGCGGCGGACAGGCACCAGCATCTCTGCGTCAGCAATACGATCTGCTTCAGCAGAAGCAATATGGTGGAAACTATTCGCTGGGCAGCGCTGGTAATGCAGCTGGAGCATCCACTAACTCAGCAattgtcgcagcagcagctcgacttcaccagcatcaacagcagcaacagcagcagcagcaatcgtcgCAGCAATACTACAAAAAGAATCAACCAATGCGTTATGGTGGAGcgggctcctcctcctcgctggGAGCGACGAATGGTGTTAGCTCCTCTCACTGGAGAAACTCGATGGCAGCGAACAGCGGCTCGGTGCAACAGCAAGAGCCAGCTGGTGCCATCGCTAATGCCACGAAGCTGTTCAAGGAACTCACCCCCTATCAAGCCCAATACTACAACTGTCTGTAA